The Salvia splendens isolate huo1 chromosome 21, SspV2, whole genome shotgun sequence genome includes a window with the following:
- the LOC121785243 gene encoding secretory carrier-associated membrane protein 3-like, with translation MAGHYDRNPFEEEEEVNPFSNGGRGKASGQQFSGGSFYTTSGSVSPAINSRLSPLPPEPADFYNPTAPVDIPLDSASDLKKKERELQAKESELKRREQEVRRKEEAAARAGIVLEEKNWPPFFPIIHHDIANEIPIHLQKIQYVAFTTFLGLCFALLWNVIAVTTAWIKLGDAKIWFLAIIYFISGVPGAYVLWYRPLYRAFRTESAMKFGWFFMLYMLHIGFCIFASVAPPVVFRGKSLTGILPAIDVIGDGDHVLVGIFYFIGFGLFCLESVLSIWVIQQVYMYFRGSGKAAELKREAARGALRAAV, from the exons AATGGAGGGAGAGGAAAGGCATCGGGACAACAATTTAGTGGAGGTTCTTTCTATACT ACTTCTGGAAGTGTTTCTCCTGCTATAAACTCAAGGCTCTCTCCCCTCCCTCCAGAGCCTGCTGATTTCTACAATCCTACTGCACCAGTCGATATTCCTCTTGATAGTGCTTCT gaccttaaaaagaaagagagagagctaCAGGCCAAGGAATCTGAACTCAAGAGAAGGGAACAG GAAGTTAGGCGGAAAGAAGAGGCTGCTGCAAGAG CTGGTATTGTTCTCGAGGAGAAAAACTGGCCTCCATTCTTCCCTATCATTCATCATGACATCGCGAATGAAATACCAATTCACTTGCAGAAGATTCAATATGTTGCATTTACAACCTTTTTGG GCCTCTGTTTTGCCCTTCTCTGGAACGTTATAGCTGTAACTACTGCATGGATTAAACTGGGAG ATGCAAAGATCTGGTTTCTTGCTATTATCTACTTTATATCTGGGGTTCCAGGAGCATATGTCTTATGGTATCGACCACTTTACCGCGCTTTTAG GACTGAAAGTGCTATGAAGTTTGGGTGGTTTTTCATGCTTTACATG CTGCACATTGGCTTCTGCATATTTGCTTCAGTTGCACCTCCTGTCGTTTTCAGAGGAAAATCTCTAAC AGGTATCCTCCCAGCGATTGATGTCATAGGTGACGGTGACCACGTGCTAGTCGGG ATTTTCTACTTCATTGGATTCGGGCTTTTCTGCCTCGAGTCAGTTCTCAGCATTTGGGTCATACAG CAAGTCTACATGTATTTTCGAGGCAGCGGGAAAGCTGCCGAGCTGAAGCGCGAGGCAGCAAGAGGAGCGTTGAGAGCAGCAGTCTAA